One stretch of Methyloversatilis sp. RAC08 DNA includes these proteins:
- a CDS encoding response regulator codes for MNTAHPKPRLLVVDDDPDLRELLRDYLGKQDMDVRTVADGPGLRAALAHEPCDLLILDVMLPGDDGLALCREIRAKSRLPILMLTARGDELDRIIGLEMGADDYLPKPFHPRELLARVRSILRRAPEHPDGDGNVRTLKFAGWTLDLGARHLVDAQGVVTPLSSGEFRMLNALAESPNRVLSRDQLMDVLAGRSAGPFDRTVDVMISRLRRRLGDDGREPRIIRTLRSEGYVLSVPVEKHV; via the coding sequence ATGAATACCGCTCACCCCAAGCCGCGCCTTCTGGTCGTCGATGACGACCCCGACCTGCGCGAGCTGCTACGCGACTATCTTGGCAAGCAGGACATGGACGTGCGCACCGTGGCCGATGGCCCCGGCCTGCGTGCCGCGCTGGCGCACGAGCCGTGCGACCTGCTGATTCTCGACGTGATGCTGCCCGGCGATGACGGCCTCGCGCTGTGCCGCGAAATCCGCGCGAAATCGCGCTTGCCGATCCTGATGCTGACCGCGCGTGGCGACGAACTCGACCGCATCATCGGCCTCGAAATGGGTGCCGACGACTACCTGCCGAAACCGTTTCATCCGCGCGAACTGCTGGCCCGGGTGCGCAGCATCCTGCGCCGTGCGCCAGAACACCCGGACGGTGACGGCAACGTACGCACGTTGAAATTCGCCGGCTGGACGCTCGATCTGGGCGCACGCCACCTGGTGGACGCGCAGGGCGTCGTGACGCCGCTGTCGAGTGGCGAATTCCGCATGCTCAACGCATTGGCCGAAAGCCCCAACCGCGTGCTGTCGCGCGACCAGCTGATGGACGTGCTGGCCGGGCGCAGCGCCGGGCCGTTCGATCGCACGGTCGACGTGATGATCAGCCGGCTGCGCCGCCGGCTCGGCGACGACGGGCGCGAACCGCGCATCATCCGCACGCTGCGCAGCGAAGGCTATGTGCTGTCGGTGCCGGTGGAGAAGCACGTTTGA
- the ntrB gene encoding nitrate ABC transporter permease, with the protein MSAAIITSDKVVPMTTSSAATPVRAANEAVPIAPPVVAVAPREPRTPVSEILLNIFKAVFPPIAGMVLLIAVWALLAGTGGSIPGPLPVWEAAKVLFADPFYNNGPNDLGIGWNVLSSLQRVGIGFGFAALVGIPLGFIIGRFAFMNAMLDPIISLLRPVSPLAWLPIGLLVFKQADPAATWTIFICSIWPMIINTAVGVQRVPQDYMNVARVLDLSEWKIVTKILFPSVLPYMLTGIRLSIGTAWLVIVAAEMLTGGVGIGFWVWDEWNNLKVEHIIIAIFVIGIVGLLLEQFLLLLARRFSYGNS; encoded by the coding sequence ATGAGTGCAGCAATCATCACCAGTGACAAGGTCGTTCCGATGACGACGAGCTCCGCCGCCACGCCGGTGCGCGCCGCGAATGAAGCCGTGCCGATCGCCCCACCTGTCGTGGCCGTTGCGCCGCGCGAACCGCGCACGCCGGTGTCCGAAATCCTGCTGAACATTTTCAAGGCAGTGTTCCCGCCGATCGCCGGCATGGTGCTGCTGATCGCCGTGTGGGCGCTGCTGGCGGGCACCGGTGGCAGCATCCCCGGACCGCTGCCGGTGTGGGAAGCCGCCAAGGTGCTGTTTGCCGATCCGTTCTACAACAACGGGCCGAACGATCTGGGCATCGGCTGGAACGTGCTGTCATCGCTGCAGCGTGTCGGCATCGGCTTCGGTTTCGCTGCTCTGGTCGGCATTCCGCTCGGCTTCATCATCGGCCGCTTCGCGTTCATGAATGCGATGCTCGATCCGATCATTTCGCTGCTGCGTCCGGTCAGTCCGCTGGCCTGGCTGCCGATCGGTCTGCTGGTGTTCAAGCAGGCCGACCCGGCCGCCACCTGGACCATCTTCATCTGTTCGATCTGGCCTATGATCATCAATACCGCGGTCGGTGTGCAGCGCGTGCCGCAGGACTACATGAACGTGGCCCGCGTGCTCGATCTGAGCGAATGGAAGATCGTCACCAAGATCCTGTTCCCGTCGGTACTGCCGTACATGCTGACCGGCATCCGGCTGTCCATCGGCACCGCCTGGCTGGTCATCGTCGCCGCCGAAATGCTGACCGGCGGAGTCGGTATCGGATTCTGGGTGTGGGACGAGTGGAACAACCTGAAGGTCGAGCACATCATCATCGCCATCTTCGTCATCGGCATCGTCGGTCTGCTGCTCGAACAGTTCCTGCTGCTGCTCGCCCGCCGCTTCTCGTACGGCAACAGCTGA
- the moaE gene encoding molybdopterin synthase catalytic subunit MoaE, protein MSVSVREADFDIGAEIDALLAGRTDVGAVATFTGLVRDMNDGAGVRAMTLEHYPGMTEAALEDIVVEAKSRWDILAARVIHRVGPLMPADRIVLVIVAGSHRGEAFAACEFIMDYLKTRAPFWKREDTPDGSRWVDARDSDDSAARRWD, encoded by the coding sequence ATGAGCGTAAGTGTCCGCGAAGCCGATTTCGACATCGGCGCCGAAATCGACGCACTGCTGGCCGGTCGCACCGACGTCGGCGCGGTGGCCACCTTCACCGGTCTGGTGCGCGACATGAACGACGGCGCCGGCGTGCGCGCAATGACGCTCGAACACTATCCGGGCATGACCGAAGCGGCGCTGGAAGACATCGTCGTCGAGGCGAAATCGCGCTGGGACATTCTCGCGGCGCGCGTGATCCATCGCGTCGGGCCACTGATGCCGGCCGACCGCATCGTGCTGGTCATCGTCGCCGGCAGTCACCGCGGCGAAGCCTTCGCCGCCTGCGAATTCATCATGGACTACCTGAAGACGCGCGCCCCGTTCTGGAAGCGCGAGGACACGCCCGATGGCAGCCGCTGGGTGGACGCGCGCGACAGCGACGACAGCGCCGCCCGGCGCTGGGACTGA
- the mobB gene encoding molybdopterin-guanine dinucleotide biosynthesis protein B has product MKVFGFAGYSGSGKTTLIEQLIPHFVLEGLTVSLIKHAHAGFDIDRPGKDSFRLREAGCTEVLLTSNNRWVLMHELRGREEPSLDQQIAALSPCDLVLVEGFKASPIPKLEVHRPSHDRPLMYPDNPHVVAVATDVPMELPLPRLDLNDVEAIAGFILRHQGFR; this is encoded by the coding sequence ATGAAAGTTTTCGGATTTGCCGGCTACAGCGGCTCCGGCAAGACCACGCTGATCGAACAGCTCATCCCGCATTTCGTGCTGGAAGGACTGACCGTGTCGCTGATCAAGCATGCGCATGCGGGCTTCGACATCGACCGCCCGGGCAAGGATTCCTTCCGCCTGCGCGAAGCCGGCTGCACCGAAGTACTGCTCACGTCAAACAACCGCTGGGTGCTGATGCACGAATTGCGTGGCCGTGAAGAACCGTCTCTCGACCAGCAGATTGCCGCACTGAGCCCGTGCGACCTGGTGCTGGTGGAAGGTTTCAAGGCCTCGCCGATTCCGAAGCTGGAAGTTCATCGCCCGTCGCACGACCGGCCGCTGATGTATCCGGACAACCCGCATGTGGTCGCCGTCGCAACCGATGTGCCGATGGAACTTCCGCTGCCCAGGCTCGACCTGAATGATGTGGAAGCCATCGCGGGCTTCATCCTCCGTCACCAGGGGTTCCGATGA
- a CDS encoding ATP-binding protein, producing the protein MSAFFSRLMPRTLFGQILLTLLGGLLVANGIGLWLVVDDRVRLSRQVRSEYAATRVAESIALINDTAPAGRARLVRLLESPSTALSLDEPWYDDARPVDEDFEAFASKVGERIAGRHVHQVITLERPKAPAGAAAADVLPLRPPPPRPPALARLLAKPNADNVSTQARLNDGTVLTFRYSPPPAVAERPLRIIGSLLLVAVVVSLLSIWVVRRLTRPLDMFARAADGLARDLEQAPLGESGPREVAGAARAFNSMQRALRTLIHTRAQALAGVSHDLRLPITRVRLRLEQLPEGPVRDAIERDLADMETLIDDTLAFLRAGDSSEAAAPTRLDALVEGVADDIAALGADIEVRGSVAQPVIVRPSITRRCLANLMDNARRYGGGKIRVTVSGNATEARVDIDDDGPGIPDAERERVFEPYVRLEASRARHTGGSGLGLAIARAVARAQGGDITLSRRPEGGLRASLVLPIAP; encoded by the coding sequence TTGAGCGCGTTCTTTTCGCGTCTGATGCCGCGCACGCTGTTCGGCCAGATCCTGCTGACACTGCTCGGCGGCCTGCTGGTGGCCAATGGCATCGGCCTCTGGCTGGTGGTGGACGACCGCGTGCGACTGTCGCGTCAGGTGCGCAGCGAATACGCCGCGACCCGGGTGGCAGAATCGATCGCGCTGATCAACGACACCGCGCCGGCCGGCCGTGCCCGCCTCGTGCGACTGCTGGAAAGTCCGAGCACGGCACTGTCGCTCGACGAACCCTGGTACGACGACGCACGACCGGTGGACGAGGACTTCGAGGCGTTCGCCAGCAAGGTGGGCGAACGCATCGCCGGACGGCATGTGCATCAGGTGATCACGCTTGAGCGGCCGAAGGCGCCGGCCGGCGCAGCGGCCGCTGACGTGCTGCCGCTGCGTCCGCCGCCCCCGCGACCGCCGGCCCTGGCCCGACTGCTGGCCAAGCCGAATGCAGACAACGTGTCGACCCAGGCGCGGCTGAACGACGGCACTGTGCTCACCTTCCGGTATTCGCCGCCACCTGCGGTGGCCGAGCGACCGCTGCGCATCATCGGCAGCCTGCTGCTGGTGGCCGTGGTCGTCAGTCTGCTGTCGATCTGGGTGGTGCGCCGGCTGACCCGGCCGCTCGACATGTTCGCGCGCGCCGCCGACGGGCTGGCGCGCGACCTCGAACAGGCGCCGCTGGGCGAATCCGGTCCGCGCGAAGTCGCCGGCGCCGCCCGCGCCTTCAACAGCATGCAGCGCGCGCTGCGCACGCTGATCCACACCCGGGCGCAGGCGCTGGCGGGCGTGTCGCACGACCTGCGGCTGCCGATCACGCGCGTGCGCCTGCGGCTCGAACAACTGCCCGAAGGCCCGGTACGTGACGCCATCGAGCGCGATCTGGCCGACATGGAAACGCTGATCGACGACACACTGGCCTTCCTGCGCGCCGGCGACAGTTCGGAAGCGGCCGCGCCGACCCGGCTCGATGCGCTGGTCGAAGGGGTGGCCGACGACATCGCCGCGCTGGGCGCCGACATCGAGGTGCGTGGCAGCGTGGCGCAGCCGGTCATCGTGCGGCCGTCGATCACCCGCCGCTGCCTGGCCAATCTGATGGACAACGCACGCCGCTACGGCGGCGGCAAGATCCGCGTCACCGTGTCGGGCAATGCCACAGAAGCGCGGGTGGACATCGACGACGACGGCCCGGGCATTCCCGACGCCGAACGCGAGCGGGTGTTCGAGCCCTATGTTCGGCTGGAAGCGTCGCGCGCACGCCATACCGGCGGCAGCGGCCTGGGTCTGGCCATCGCCCGCGCCGTGGCCCGCGCGCAAGGCGGCGACATCACCCTGAGCCGCCGCCCCGAAGGCGGGCTGCGCGCCAGCCTGGTATTGCCGATCGCGCCCTGA
- a CDS encoding CmpA/NrtA family ABC transporter substrate-binding protein: MADHPKQADSAQAPGIIETPDKRRSFLRQGVALGAGAALMSMVPPGVRSGAWAAGSDAPEKKEVRIGFIPLTDCSSVVMAAVEKFDEKYGIKIIPSKEASWAAVRDKLVNGELDAAHVLYGLVYGVHLGIGGPKKDMAVLMNLNNNGQAITLANKLKDQGVTDGTSLKKLLTSKPGDYTFAQTFPTGTHAMWLYYWLAAHDINPMKDVKVITVPPPQMVANMRVGNMDGFCVGEPWNNRAIIDKIGFTSVTTQDIWTDHPEKVLGTTADWVSKNPNTARAMTAAILEAGKWIDASLVNRRKTAEVVATKSYINTDMDVILERMLGRYSNGLGKSWDDKNAMKFFNDGAVNFPYLSDGMWFLTQHKRWGLLKSDPDYLAVAKAINRIDIYKQAATAAGAPLPKSDMRSHKLIDGVTWDGKEPQKYAGSFKINAA; this comes from the coding sequence ATGGCTGACCATCCGAAACAGGCAGACAGCGCGCAGGCCCCAGGCATCATTGAAACCCCAGACAAGCGCCGCAGCTTCCTCAGACAGGGCGTCGCACTGGGCGCAGGAGCCGCGCTCATGAGCATGGTGCCGCCCGGCGTGCGTTCGGGAGCGTGGGCCGCCGGCTCGGACGCACCCGAGAAGAAGGAAGTCCGCATCGGCTTCATTCCGCTGACCGACTGTTCCAGCGTCGTGATGGCGGCGGTGGAGAAGTTCGACGAAAAGTACGGCATCAAGATCATCCCGTCCAAGGAAGCCTCGTGGGCCGCGGTGCGCGACAAGCTGGTCAACGGCGAGCTCGATGCAGCGCACGTGCTTTACGGCCTGGTGTACGGCGTGCATCTGGGCATCGGAGGCCCGAAGAAGGACATGGCCGTGCTGATGAACCTGAACAACAACGGGCAGGCCATCACGCTCGCCAACAAGCTGAAGGATCAGGGCGTCACCGACGGTACCAGCCTGAAGAAGCTGCTGACCAGCAAGCCGGGCGACTACACTTTCGCGCAGACCTTCCCCACCGGCACCCATGCCATGTGGCTGTATTACTGGCTTGCAGCGCACGACATCAACCCGATGAAGGATGTCAAGGTCATCACCGTGCCGCCGCCGCAGATGGTTGCGAACATGCGCGTTGGCAACATGGATGGCTTCTGCGTCGGCGAGCCATGGAACAACCGCGCCATCATCGACAAGATCGGCTTCACTTCGGTGACCACGCAGGACATCTGGACCGATCACCCGGAAAAGGTGCTCGGCACCACCGCTGATTGGGTCAGCAAGAACCCCAATACTGCGCGTGCCATGACGGCCGCCATTCTGGAAGCCGGCAAATGGATCGACGCCTCGCTGGTGAACCGGCGCAAGACGGCCGAGGTCGTGGCGACCAAGTCCTACATCAACACCGACATGGACGTCATCCTGGAACGCATGCTGGGCCGCTATTCGAACGGCCTCGGCAAGAGCTGGGACGACAAGAACGCGATGAAATTCTTCAACGATGGTGCGGTGAACTTCCCCTACCTGTCTGATGGCATGTGGTTCCTGACCCAGCACAAGCGCTGGGGGTTGCTCAAGTCCGACCCGGACTACCTGGCTGTCGCCAAGGCCATCAACCGCATCGACATCTACAAGCAGGCCGCGACGGCCGCGGGCGCTCCGCTGCCCAAGAGCGACATGCGTTCGCACAAGCTGATCGACGGCGTCACCTGGGATGGCAAGGAACCGCAGAAGTATGCCGGCAGCTTCAAGATCAACGCCGCCTGA
- a CDS encoding 4Fe-4S binding protein has translation MTSSLFDPIRFVLAAAFACALSLVLSCVPAFAGDMTLEALSARFPPPLHVQPKLADIPAWPITSELEPEGGPIGYVFESIDLAPIPGFEGTPMNLLVAIDRKGNFIDVSVLRQHEPVFLSGLGEAPLNEFVRQYAGKNLRQDFTVSSAYGNTKAGAADNRVVLDGVTKATASVRIVNQTALAAGLAVARARLGFADPGTRGPPAEVRSDTYEALDFAALVERGLIGRLRVTHAEAEKLFAGTEGEGADEDALRSPGDTLIELYVAYLNLPTVGRTVLGEARYADLMKKLEPGQHALWFASTGHDAVLDDSFVPGTAPPKLQLTQGGYPAEMRDLVFEHPAPAGAPAFNASGVFRVYAASNLDPAQALQVTLTLTRAKGIMLPRITNQTVALDYALPERLFVYPPKPLPEWLIAWQGRWPDLALIGAALVLLSVVLAKPQWMAKDARRLVWFRSSFLLFTLVFIGWYAQGQLSIVQITGAIKTLVAGQSLKSFLYDPVSLLIIGFTLVSFFIWGRGTFCGWLCPFGALQEFVAMAAQKLRVPQIRLPALLARVLDRGRYVILLVLVVAAGVTPDLATGLVEVEPFKTAITVGFDRTWPYVAWAVGLLLAGAFSYKFFCRYVCPLGAAMALGGKLRRFDWLARRVECGKPCQTCRHRCQYDAIERSGAIRYDDCFQCLDCVGIHADEKRCAPVLLYAKKGRTVKPFPLPVRVEGGA, from the coding sequence ATGACGTCTTCCCTGTTCGATCCGATCCGCTTCGTGCTGGCCGCGGCATTTGCCTGCGCGCTTTCTCTGGTGTTGTCCTGTGTGCCGGCCTTTGCCGGCGACATGACGCTGGAAGCGCTGTCGGCGCGCTTTCCACCGCCGCTGCACGTGCAGCCGAAGCTGGCCGACATTCCCGCCTGGCCGATCACCAGCGAACTGGAGCCGGAAGGCGGGCCGATCGGCTATGTGTTCGAGTCGATCGATCTCGCGCCCATCCCGGGCTTCGAAGGCACGCCGATGAATCTGCTGGTGGCGATCGACCGCAAGGGCAACTTCATCGACGTGTCGGTGCTGCGCCAGCACGAACCGGTATTCCTGAGCGGCCTGGGCGAGGCGCCGCTGAATGAGTTCGTGCGCCAGTACGCCGGCAAGAATCTGCGCCAGGACTTCACCGTGTCGTCGGCCTACGGCAACACGAAAGCCGGTGCGGCCGACAATCGCGTGGTGCTGGACGGCGTCACCAAGGCCACCGCATCGGTGCGCATCGTGAACCAGACCGCGCTGGCTGCCGGGCTGGCGGTGGCGCGCGCCAGGCTGGGTTTCGCCGACCCCGGCACCCGCGGCCCGCCGGCCGAGGTACGCAGCGACACCTATGAAGCGCTGGACTTCGCGGCGCTGGTCGAGCGCGGCCTGATCGGCCGGCTGCGCGTAACGCATGCCGAGGCCGAAAAGCTGTTTGCCGGCACCGAAGGCGAAGGCGCCGACGAAGACGCCCTGCGCAGCCCGGGCGACACGCTGATCGAGCTTTACGTCGCCTATCTGAATCTGCCGACCGTGGGCCGGACCGTGCTCGGCGAGGCGCGCTACGCCGATCTGATGAAAAAGCTCGAACCGGGCCAGCACGCGCTGTGGTTCGCCAGCACCGGCCACGATGCGGTGCTCGACGACAGCTTCGTGCCCGGCACCGCACCCCCGAAGCTGCAGCTGACCCAGGGCGGATACCCGGCGGAAATGCGCGACCTGGTGTTCGAGCACCCGGCCCCGGCCGGCGCGCCCGCCTTCAATGCATCGGGCGTGTTCCGCGTCTATGCCGCGTCCAATCTCGATCCGGCGCAGGCGCTGCAGGTCACGCTGACGCTGACCCGGGCCAAGGGCATCATGCTGCCGCGCATCACCAACCAGACGGTGGCGCTCGACTACGCGCTGCCCGAGCGGCTGTTCGTCTATCCGCCGAAGCCGTTGCCGGAATGGCTGATCGCCTGGCAGGGCCGCTGGCCGGATCTGGCGCTGATCGGCGCCGCCCTGGTGCTGCTGTCGGTGGTGCTGGCCAAGCCGCAGTGGATGGCGAAGGACGCGCGCCGGCTGGTGTGGTTCCGCAGCAGCTTCCTGCTGTTCACGCTGGTATTCATCGGCTGGTACGCGCAGGGACAGTTGTCCATCGTGCAGATCACCGGCGCAATCAAGACGCTGGTCGCCGGACAGAGCCTGAAAAGTTTCCTTTACGACCCGGTGTCATTGCTGATCATCGGCTTCACGCTGGTGAGTTTCTTCATCTGGGGCCGCGGCACCTTCTGTGGCTGGCTGTGCCCGTTCGGCGCGCTGCAGGAATTCGTCGCTATGGCGGCGCAGAAGCTGCGCGTGCCGCAGATCCGCCTGCCTGCCCTGCTCGCCCGTGTGCTCGACCGTGGCCGCTACGTCATCCTGCTCGTGCTGGTGGTGGCGGCAGGCGTCACGCCCGATCTCGCGACCGGGCTGGTCGAGGTCGAACCGTTCAAGACCGCCATCACGGTGGGATTCGACCGCACCTGGCCCTATGTCGCATGGGCGGTCGGTCTGCTGCTGGCCGGCGCGTTCAGCTACAAGTTCTTCTGCCGCTACGTGTGCCCGCTCGGCGCCGCGATGGCGCTCGGCGGCAAGCTGCGCCGCTTCGACTGGCTGGCGCGCCGCGTCGAGTGCGGCAAGCCGTGCCAGACCTGCCGCCACCGCTGCCAGTACGACGCGATCGAGCGCAGCGGCGCCATCCGCTACGACGACTGCTTCCAGTGCCTCGACTGCGTCGGCATCCACGCCGACGAAAAACGCTGCGCGCCTGTGCTGCTGTACGCGAAAAAGGGCCGCACAGTGAAGCCGTTTCCGCTGCCGGTCAGGGTCGAAGGCGGCGCCTGA
- a CDS encoding tetratricopeptide repeat protein, with the protein MTSQRFRPRFLLHAAVALGLLPISAFALTEADIDEAIRKPSWGLYKGYAEFKMAHYDDAKRIWTVLAERGSGEAWFNLGILAEDGLGEPRDPQQARHRYEQGALAGSRNAALRLGLLLQTSKLGAADPDGARRWLKVAADGGDQEAVTQLAALSGDAPGGSAADRALADARKLEADGRHGDAVSQYRTLADAGDPRGVTRLAWAYESGRGVSRDLAEAARLFRVAAEKGEAEAQYALSVMLETGAGQSRNSDESLRWLRSSADQKYPPAVEALQARK; encoded by the coding sequence ATGACCAGCCAACGCTTTCGACCGCGCTTCCTGCTTCACGCCGCCGTGGCATTGGGTCTGCTTCCGATATCAGCGTTCGCGCTGACCGAAGCGGACATCGACGAAGCCATCCGCAAGCCATCGTGGGGCCTGTACAAGGGCTATGCCGAATTCAAGATGGCGCACTACGACGACGCCAAACGCATCTGGACCGTACTGGCCGAGCGCGGCAGCGGCGAAGCCTGGTTCAATCTGGGCATTCTGGCCGAGGACGGCCTGGGCGAGCCGCGCGACCCGCAGCAGGCGCGCCACCGTTACGAACAGGGGGCGCTGGCCGGCAGCCGCAACGCGGCATTGCGCCTGGGCCTGCTGCTGCAGACCAGCAAGCTCGGCGCGGCCGACCCCGATGGCGCGCGGCGCTGGCTGAAGGTCGCCGCCGACGGCGGCGATCAGGAAGCGGTGACCCAGCTTGCAGCGCTTTCGGGCGATGCGCCGGGCGGCAGTGCGGCCGATCGTGCGCTGGCCGACGCGCGCAAGCTCGAAGCCGATGGCCGGCATGGCGATGCCGTGTCGCAGTACCGAACGCTGGCCGATGCGGGTGACCCGCGTGGCGTGACCCGTCTGGCCTGGGCCTACGAGTCGGGCCGCGGCGTGTCGCGCGATCTGGCCGAAGCCGCACGGCTGTTCCGTGTCGCGGCCGAAAAGGGCGAAGCCGAAGCGCAGTACGCGCTGTCGGTCATGCTCGAAACGGGCGCCGGTCAGTCGCGCAACAGCGATGAATCGCTGCGCTGGCTGCGCAGCTCGGCCGACCAGAAGTACCCGCCCGCGGTCGAGGCGCTGCAGGCGCGCAAGTAG
- a CDS encoding molybdopterin molybdotransferase MoeA produces MNEMLTLDAALARLLASARPIGDTETVSTFHAAGRVLARDQRSAITVPPHDNSSMDGYAVRVADLESVGDCLPVSQRIPAGHVGAPLAPRTCARIFTGAPVPAGADAIVMQEATRIVDAGVCFDEIPKTGAWIRRAGEDIRAGDTVLAAGSRLRAQEVGLAASVGLADLPVVRRPRVALFSTGDELVMPGQPLPPGAIYNSNRYLLRALCEALGCEVLDLGIVPDRLDATRAALREAAATCDVILTSGGVGVGEEDHIKPALEAEGALDSWKIAMKPGKPLAHGHVKRSDGSTADFLGLPGNPVSSFVTFLLLVRPFILRRMGVQDVTPLPFTVRADFDWPKPDRRREFLRVRRTATGGLELFDNQSSGVLTSTVWGDGLADIAAGLTIARGDAVPFLSFESLLY; encoded by the coding sequence ATGAACGAAATGCTCACGCTCGACGCGGCACTCGCCCGCTTGCTCGCGAGTGCGCGCCCGATAGGCGACACCGAAACGGTCAGCACCTTCCACGCGGCCGGCCGCGTGCTGGCGCGCGATCAGCGTTCCGCAATCACCGTGCCGCCGCACGACAACAGCAGCATGGACGGTTACGCGGTGCGCGTGGCCGACCTCGAATCGGTCGGCGACTGCCTGCCGGTCAGCCAGCGCATTCCGGCCGGACACGTCGGTGCGCCGCTTGCGCCGCGCACCTGTGCGCGCATCTTCACCGGCGCGCCGGTGCCGGCGGGTGCCGACGCCATCGTGATGCAGGAGGCCACGCGCATCGTCGATGCCGGCGTGTGCTTCGACGAAATACCGAAGACGGGCGCCTGGATACGCCGCGCCGGAGAGGACATCCGCGCGGGCGATACGGTGCTGGCAGCCGGCAGCCGGCTGCGGGCGCAGGAAGTCGGGCTGGCGGCATCGGTCGGACTGGCCGACCTGCCGGTGGTGCGCCGGCCGCGCGTGGCGCTGTTTTCCACCGGCGACGAACTGGTCATGCCGGGCCAGCCGCTGCCGCCGGGTGCCATCTACAACTCGAACCGCTACCTGCTGCGTGCACTGTGCGAGGCGCTGGGCTGCGAGGTGCTCGATCTGGGCATCGTGCCGGACCGGCTCGACGCCACGCGCGCGGCGCTGCGCGAAGCGGCTGCGACCTGCGATGTCATCCTGACCAGCGGCGGCGTCGGCGTCGGCGAAGAAGACCACATCAAGCCGGCGCTCGAAGCGGAAGGCGCGCTCGACAGCTGGAAGATCGCGATGAAGCCGGGCAAGCCGCTGGCGCACGGCCATGTGAAGCGCTCCGACGGCAGCACGGCTGACTTCCTGGGTCTGCCCGGCAATCCGGTGTCCAGCTTCGTCACCTTCCTGCTGCTGGTGCGCCCGTTCATCCTGCGCCGCATGGGTGTGCAAGACGTGACGCCGCTGCCCTTCACGGTGCGTGCGGACTTCGACTGGCCGAAGCCGGACCGCCGGCGCGAATTCCTGCGCGTGCGCCGCACTGCCACCGGCGGGCTCGAACTGTTCGACAACCAGAGTTCCGGCGTGCTGACCTCGACCGTGTGGGGCGACGGTCTGGCCGACATCGCGGCCGGGCTGACGATCGCCCGGGGCGATGCCGTGCCTTTCCTGTCCTTCGAATCGCTGCTGTACTGA
- the moaD gene encoding molybdopterin converting factor subunit 1 produces MSQKTIKVLYFAALREALGTPGETLELPDDCTTLADVRALIAGRGGDWGALAQMKNLRAAINQRMTDPASPVADGDEVAFFPPVTGG; encoded by the coding sequence ATGAGCCAGAAGACCATCAAAGTGCTGTACTTCGCCGCGCTGCGCGAAGCGCTCGGCACGCCGGGCGAAACGCTTGAACTGCCGGATGACTGCACGACGCTGGCCGACGTGCGGGCGTTGATTGCCGGCCGCGGCGGCGACTGGGGCGCGCTGGCGCAGATGAAGAACCTGCGCGCGGCGATCAATCAGCGCATGACCGATCCGGCGTCGCCGGTGGCCGACGGCGACGAGGTCGCCTTCTTTCCGCCGGTCACCGGCGGCTGA
- a CDS encoding ABC transporter ATP-binding protein, whose amino-acid sequence MSKVIVKVENAGMSFDTKKGKFVALRDIDLTIAEGEFVTLIGHSGCGKSTLLNLIAGLTLPTSGNLFCDGREIAGPGPERAVVFQNHSLLPWLTCRENVLLAVERVFGKKEGKGKLKARAEAALEMVHMDHALDKLPHEISGGMKQRVGIARAFAMEPKILLMDEPFGALDALTRASLQDELNGVMEKTGATVVMVTHDVDEAVLLSDRIVMMTNGPAATIGEILEVKLARPRDRLKLAHDHDFVEYRAALLEFLYQKQVKKAA is encoded by the coding sequence ATGAGCAAAGTCATCGTCAAGGTCGAAAACGCCGGCATGTCCTTCGACACCAAGAAGGGCAAGTTCGTCGCGCTGCGCGACATCGACCTCACCATCGCCGAGGGCGAATTCGTCACGCTGATCGGCCACTCGGGCTGCGGCAAGTCGACGCTGCTGAACCTGATCGCCGGGCTCACGCTGCCGACCAGCGGCAACCTGTTCTGCGACGGCCGCGAAATCGCCGGCCCGGGACCGGAACGCGCCGTGGTGTTCCAGAATCACTCGTTGCTGCCCTGGCTCACCTGCCGCGAAAACGTTCTGCTGGCGGTCGAACGCGTATTCGGCAAGAAGGAAGGCAAGGGCAAGCTGAAGGCGCGCGCGGAAGCGGCGCTCGAAATGGTGCATATGGACCACGCGCTGGACAAGCTGCCGCATGAAATTTCCGGCGGCATGAAGCAGCGCGTCGGCATCGCGCGCGCCTTCGCCATGGAGCCGAAGATCCTGCTGATGGATGAGCCGTTCGGCGCGCTCGACGCACTGACGCGCGCCAGCCTGCAGGACGAACTGAATGGCGTCATGGAAAAGACCGGCGCCACCGTGGTGATGGTGACGCACGACGTCGACGAGGCGGTGCTGCTGTCCGACCGCATCGTCATGATGACCAACGGCCCGGCGGCCACCATAGGTGAAATCCTCGAAGTGAAGCTGGCTCGCCCGCGTGACCGGCTGAAGCTGGCGCACGACCACGACTTCGTGGAATACCGTGCCGCGCTGCTGGAGTTCCTGTACCAGAAGCAGGTGAAGAAGGCAGCCTGA